In Siniperca chuatsi isolate FFG_IHB_CAS linkage group LG16, ASM2008510v1, whole genome shotgun sequence, the following proteins share a genomic window:
- the LOC122863646 gene encoding thyroxine 5-deiodinase-like, whose product MLHDSGGVQMARALKHAALCLMLLPRFLLAAVMLWFLDFLCIRKKVLLKMGETQDSPDDPPVCVSDSNKMFTSESLRAVWYGQKLDFLKSAHLGRAAPNTEVMLVQERRQVRILDCMKGKRPLILNFGSCSUPPFMTRLAAFQRVVSQYADIADFLVVYIEEAHPSDGWVSSDAPYQIPMHRCLEDRLRAAQLMLAEVPGSNVVVDNMDNSSNAAYGAYFERLYIVRDERVVYQGGRGPEGYRISELRNWLEQYRNDLMNSQTAVLHV is encoded by the coding sequence ATGTTGCACGATTCTGGCGGTGTCCAAATGGCGAGGGCGCTGAAGCATGCAGCCCTGTGCCTGATGCTGCTGCCCCGGTTCCTCCTGGCCGCCGTCATGCTGTGGTTCCTAGATTTCTTGTGCATTAGGAAAAAAGTGCTGCTGAAAATGGGAGAGACGCAGGACAGCCCGGACGACCCACCTGTGTGCGTCTCTGACTCTAATAAGATGTTCACCTCGGAGTCCCTCAGGGCTGTGTGGTACGGCCAGAAATTGGACTTTCTCAAATCTGCGCACCTCGGGCGCGCTGCGCCCAACACCGAGGTGATGCTGGTCCAGGAGCGGAGGCAGGTCCGGATCTTGGACTGCATGAAAGGGAAAAGACCGCTCATCCTTAACTTTGGCAGCTGCTCCTGACCGCCATTCATGACGCGCCTGGCGGCGTTTCAACGCGTCGTGAGCCAGTACGCAGACATTGCGGACTTTTTAGTTGTATATATCGAAGAGGCGCATCCGTCAGACGGCTGGGTGAGCTCAGACGCGCCGTATCAGATCCCCATGCACCGCTGCTTGGAGGACAGACTGAGAGCCGCTCAGCTGATGCTCGCCGAGGTGCCCGGGAGCAACGTGGTGGTGGATAATATGGACAACTCATCCAACGCCGCGTACGGAGCCTACTTTGAGAGACTTTACATCGTGAGGGATGAGAGAGTGGTGTACCAGGGGGGCAGAGGTCCGGAGGGTTACCGGATTTCCGAGCTTAGAAACTGGCTGGAGCAATACAGGAACGATCTGATGAATTCCCAAACAGCCGTGCTCCATGTGTAG